In a genomic window of Chlamydiota bacterium:
- the fliP gene encoding Flagellar biosynthetic protein FliP — translation MTRFVRFFFLGLLLTANTFAQDATGQVGQLPDQPNVISVLFILAAIGLLPYAVILLTSFMKIVVVMSLLRNALGVQQAPPNQVITGIALLLTIYVMFPTGVKMYDAGKDFFDKSKNMAIFSNDTPTYMLGLINVSKEPLRDFLLRNTAQQQMRNFYQTAYRILPQDYRQGLSAKDFFILIPAYIVTQLKNAFEIGVLIYLPFFVIDLVTSNILLAMGMMMLSPLTISLPLKLLLLVMVDGWSLLIQGLVMTYK, via the coding sequence ATGACACGTTTTGTTCGCTTCTTTTTTTTAGGTCTTTTGCTCACAGCAAACACGTTTGCACAAGACGCCACCGGACAGGTTGGACAACTTCCCGATCAACCCAATGTCATCTCTGTGCTTTTCATACTCGCAGCAATCGGACTTTTACCCTATGCTGTGATCCTACTTACCTCATTTATGAAAATCGTTGTGGTGATGTCTTTGTTAAGAAATGCTTTGGGTGTCCAACAAGCCCCCCCTAACCAAGTTATTACGGGTATCGCCTTGCTTCTTACCATCTATGTAATGTTTCCAACAGGCGTCAAAATGTATGATGCAGGAAAAGATTTTTTTGACAAAAGCAAAAATATGGCCATTTTTTCTAACGATACGCCCACCTATATGTTAGGCCTCATTAATGTCTCTAAAGAACCATTGCGTGATTTTTTATTGCGCAATACCGCACAACAACAGATGCGCAATTTTTATCAAACCGCCTACCGCATTCTTCCCCAAGATTATCGACAAGGCCTCTCTGCCAAAGATTTTTTCATCCTGATTCCAGCCTACATTGTGACACAGCTAAAAAATGCGTTTGAAATTGGTGTTTTGATCTATTTACCTTTCTTTGTGATCGACCTTGTGACATCGAACATTCTACTTGCAATGGGAATGATGATGCTTTCACCTTTAACCATCTCTTTACCTTTAAAATTGTTATTACTCGTGATGGTTGATGGATGGTCACTATTGATCCAAGGACTTGTGATGACGTACAAATAG
- the artP gene encoding Arginine-binding extracellular protein ArtP, which produces MLTLEGREIVFNMKKIKYLFLICLVLFACSKKHETKSVGIDPVFYQLNMSQMSPYLYGYVFELLQIFSEEEGVLLQKIDVNWDHLLDGLKQKNFTSAISILTPTKENQAHYQFSDPILELGPVLIVKQKSFVKNIHMLKGRIVGVESTNEGIILVQTIPDVIIQTYDRMIQAFEDVYNETIDGAVYNILQAKKINQNLFSNTLQIASDPLTNLAIRLVMLKNTDPEFLEKFNRFLRKMDDSKKLQALKEKWELD; this is translated from the coding sequence ATGCTAACTTTAGAGGGAAGAGAGATTGTTTTCAATATGAAAAAAATAAAATATCTGTTTTTAATCTGTTTGGTTTTGTTTGCGTGTTCTAAAAAACATGAAACAAAATCTGTTGGCATTGATCCTGTCTTTTACCAGCTCAACATGTCCCAAATGTCGCCCTATCTTTATGGATATGTCTTTGAACTTTTGCAGATCTTTAGTGAAGAAGAGGGTGTGCTTTTACAAAAAATAGATGTGAATTGGGATCATCTTTTAGATGGATTGAAACAAAAAAACTTTACAAGTGCGATTTCTATTCTCACACCGACAAAAGAAAATCAAGCGCACTATCAATTTTCAGATCCCATCCTTGAATTAGGTCCAGTCCTTATCGTCAAACAGAAAAGTTTTGTCAAAAATATACATATGTTGAAAGGACGTATTGTAGGAGTTGAATCCACAAATGAAGGCATCATTTTGGTGCAAACGATTCCAGATGTGATCATTCAAACCTATGATCGAATGATCCAAGCGTTTGAAGACGTGTATAATGAAACAATTGATGGGGCTGTGTATAACATTTTGCAAGCAAAAAAAATCAATCAAAATCTATTTTCCAACACACTTCAAATTGCCTCAGATCCTTTGACCAACCTGGCAATTCGCCTTGTCATGTTAAAAAATACAGATCCCGAATTTTTAGAAAAGTTCAATCGTTTTTTAAGAAAGATGGACGATTCTAAAAAACTTCAAGCCCTAAAAGAAAAATGGGAATTGGATTAA
- the mshA gene encoding D-inositol 3-phosphate glycosyltransferase, translated as MVRLALITDQNIYGGGESNLFYLAKEFSNCRNLGVEVEVFTPDEHLHDLLRKENIKTHLFSKFWMRSWIKGFPIPFYSPKILRFLKHFDLVHAYSVTALPLLFYLRRPLVWTSHGFWERPYGLRGKFINFFTNHIIGISQEAMNKFSFPLEKTSYIPNGIVIDNRSLKPFPILTQHNHLTISCIGRMQHIKGQDVLLESLPIVLQNFPDKNITVNFIGGANPVNRNDKIYFNKVVEKGRELNKQHKRLNIQFHAFQEDIVPFIDASDLIVSPSRYESFGMVPLEALSRGRPVVVPDIGGPKEIFVSKSYSERFVPNSSISLAQAMCKWLNALDTFDLEKALSRAHQFSVKKQAEALAIVYKKIRRE; from the coding sequence ATGGTACGCTTAGCCTTGATTACTGATCAGAATATTTATGGAGGGGGAGAGTCTAACCTTTTTTATCTAGCTAAAGAATTTTCTAACTGCCGAAATCTAGGAGTTGAGGTTGAAGTCTTTACCCCAGATGAACATCTTCACGATCTACTGAGAAAGGAAAACATAAAAACACATCTTTTCTCCAAATTCTGGATGCGTTCATGGATAAAAGGATTTCCAATTCCTTTCTATTCTCCTAAGATTTTGCGTTTCCTAAAACATTTCGATTTGGTACACGCGTATTCTGTTACAGCTTTACCTCTTTTGTTTTATCTACGGCGGCCTCTTGTTTGGACCTCGCATGGTTTTTGGGAGCGTCCATACGGACTTAGAGGCAAATTTATCAATTTTTTTACAAACCACATTATAGGTATTTCTCAAGAAGCAATGAACAAGTTTAGTTTTCCTTTAGAAAAAACATCCTATATCCCAAATGGGATTGTCATTGATAATAGATCCCTTAAACCCTTTCCCATCTTAACTCAACACAATCACCTTACAATTTCTTGTATTGGACGTATGCAGCATATCAAAGGACAAGATGTATTACTTGAGTCACTCCCTATTGTATTACAAAATTTTCCAGACAAAAATATTACCGTTAATTTTATTGGAGGTGCAAATCCCGTAAATCGAAATGACAAAATATACTTTAACAAAGTCGTCGAAAAAGGCAGAGAACTCAACAAACAACACAAAAGGCTTAATATACAGTTCCATGCATTTCAAGAAGATATTGTTCCGTTTATTGATGCATCTGACTTAATTGTATCTCCTTCTCGTTACGAATCTTTTGGGATGGTTCCATTAGAAGCTCTATCGAGAGGACGGCCTGTTGTTGTTCCTGACATTGGAGGGCCAAAAGAAATATTCGTAAGTAAGAGCTATTCTGAGCGTTTTGTGCCAAATTCTTCTATTAGTCTTGCTCAAGCAATGTGTAAATGGTTGAATGCATTAGATACATTTGATCTTGAAAAAGCGTTGAGTCGTGCGCATCAATTTTCCGTAAAAAAACAAGCTGAGGCTCTTGCAATTGTTTATAAAAAAATTAGAAGGGAATGA
- the yscL gene encoding Yop proteins translocation protein L, whose translation MNLFTLIEKDLEFKFNQKIIPQKDYAELLSIKELLEKTKVEIDKFKEKTKEKAEVLKENAKNEGFQEGLLKWASQLERLETEIKNVRKEFEQQMVDLVVTCAKKIVGQELMSNKKTIISLVKTSLKPVAMHKYVHIYCNREDLTILEKSKPSIKEVLEHCEKLSIEVRKDIERGGCIIETEAGIINAQLDVLFENLKLALSQYLKK comes from the coding sequence ATGAATTTATTTACCCTTATTGAAAAAGATCTAGAGTTCAAATTCAATCAAAAAATTATTCCTCAAAAAGACTATGCTGAACTTTTATCGATCAAAGAACTTTTAGAAAAAACAAAAGTCGAAATCGATAAGTTCAAAGAAAAAACTAAAGAAAAAGCTGAAGTTTTAAAAGAAAACGCAAAAAATGAAGGCTTCCAAGAAGGTCTTTTAAAATGGGCAAGCCAACTCGAGCGCTTAGAAACTGAAATCAAAAATGTCAGAAAAGAATTTGAACAACAGATGGTAGATCTTGTTGTCACATGCGCAAAAAAAATCGTAGGACAAGAGTTAATGAGCAACAAAAAAACAATCATTTCTCTTGTAAAAACAAGCTTAAAGCCCGTGGCAATGCACAAATATGTGCATATTTATTGCAACCGTGAAGATTTAACCATTTTAGAAAAAAGCAAACCCTCCATTAAAGAAGTTTTAGAGCATTGTGAAAAACTCAGTATCGAAGTACGCAAAGATATTGAACGTGGGGGTTGCATCATAGAGACCGAAGCTGGTATTATTAATGCTCAGTTAGATGTATTATTTGAAAACCTAAAACTTGCGCTTTCGCAATATTTGAAAAAATGA
- the sufB gene encoding FeS cluster assembly protein SufB: MHAMTTLKKTFEAKEYLPGFKTNIASNTFAKGLNEEVIKKISQKKKEPLFMLEFRQKAYQIWKSLEEPTWANLAIDPIDYQDMSYYSEPKKKQQLNSLDEVDPELLKTLEKLGIPIEEQKMLTGVAIDVVFDSVSLGVTFQKKLKEAGVILCSISEAIQKYPDLIQKYLASVVPMQDNFFAALNAAVFSDGSFVYVPKGVKCPMELSTYFRINERNTGQFERTLIIAEENSCVSYLEGCTAPAYDNKQLHAAVVELVALDGAKIKYSTVQNWYPGDPKTGKGGIYNFVTKRGLCKGKKSHICWTQVEVGAAITWKYPSCILQGDESSGEFYSVALTNGKMQADTGTKMLHIGKKTTSTIISKGISAENSKNTYRGQVMIHKKAKGARNYTQCDSMLVGNKCSANTFPSIDVANSTATVEHEASTSKMNEEQIFYLQSRGIAKEEAIELIVNGFCKEVMCHVPLEFAKEAQKLLTLKLEGSIG; encoded by the coding sequence ATGCATGCTATGACCACGTTAAAGAAAACATTTGAAGCTAAAGAGTATCTCCCTGGATTCAAAACAAATATTGCATCGAATACTTTTGCCAAAGGACTCAATGAGGAAGTGATTAAAAAAATTTCTCAAAAAAAGAAAGAACCTTTATTCATGCTTGAATTTCGCCAAAAAGCCTACCAAATATGGAAGAGTTTAGAAGAGCCCACTTGGGCAAATCTTGCCATCGATCCCATCGACTACCAAGACATGTCTTATTACTCCGAACCGAAAAAAAAACAGCAGTTGAATTCTTTAGATGAAGTGGATCCAGAATTATTAAAAACATTAGAAAAGTTGGGCATTCCTATAGAAGAGCAAAAGATGTTGACAGGAGTCGCAATAGACGTGGTATTTGATTCGGTATCTTTAGGCGTCACATTTCAAAAAAAGTTGAAAGAAGCGGGTGTTATTTTATGTTCCATATCAGAAGCGATTCAAAAATATCCCGATTTGATTCAAAAATACTTAGCGTCTGTGGTTCCTATGCAAGATAATTTTTTTGCAGCTCTCAACGCAGCTGTCTTTTCAGACGGCTCGTTTGTCTATGTGCCTAAAGGTGTCAAATGTCCGATGGAACTTTCCACCTATTTTCGCATCAATGAGCGCAATACAGGGCAATTCGAGCGCACGTTAATCATTGCAGAAGAAAATAGTTGCGTGAGTTACTTAGAAGGATGCACAGCTCCTGCTTATGACAACAAGCAGCTTCATGCAGCAGTTGTTGAGCTTGTGGCTTTAGATGGAGCAAAAATCAAATATTCCACAGTGCAAAACTGGTATCCAGGCGATCCTAAAACAGGTAAAGGTGGTATTTATAATTTTGTGACAAAACGCGGGCTTTGCAAAGGCAAAAAGTCACATATTTGTTGGACGCAAGTTGAAGTGGGAGCGGCAATCACGTGGAAATATCCAAGTTGCATTTTACAAGGAGATGAATCTTCTGGTGAGTTTTATTCCGTGGCACTGACAAATGGAAAAATGCAAGCAGATACGGGAACAAAAATGCTTCATATAGGCAAAAAGACCACTTCAACGATTATTTCTAAAGGAATTTCTGCCGAAAACTCTAAAAATACTTATCGTGGCCAAGTTATGATCCACAAAAAAGCCAAAGGCGCCCGCAATTACACGCAATGCGATTCGATGCTTGTTGGCAACAAGTGCTCTGCAAATACGTTTCCTTCGATTGATGTGGCGAATTCAACCGCAACAGTAGAACATGAAGCTAGTACCTCTAAGATGAATGAAGAACAAATTTTTTACTTGCAATCTAGAGGGATTGCAAAAGAAGAGGCAATAGAACTCATTGTCAATGGGTTTTGTAAAGAAGTGATGTGCCATGTGCCTTTAGAATTTGCCAAAGAAGCGCAAAAATTATTAACTTTAAAACTTGAAGGATCGATCGGATGA
- the fliQ gene encoding Flagellar biosynthetic protein FliQ, whose product MLQSEIIQFSYNALLMILIVSGPPIILSMILGLMVAIFQAATQIQEQTLSFVVKLFAVIGTLMILGPWIGGQIFSYANSIFTNFATWSRQ is encoded by the coding sequence ATGCTGCAGTCTGAAATCATACAATTTTCCTACAACGCTCTTTTGATGATTTTGATTGTTTCTGGTCCCCCTATTATTTTGAGTATGATTTTAGGACTCATGGTTGCCATTTTCCAAGCAGCCACGCAGATTCAAGAACAAACACTTTCCTTTGTGGTCAAACTTTTTGCCGTAATTGGTACATTGATGATCTTAGGTCCATGGATTGGCGGACAAATCTTTTCTTATGCCAATTCTATCTTTACTAATTTTGCAACTTGGTCTAGACAATGA
- the sufD gene encoding FeS cluster assembly protein SufD encodes MKKLKLISSVLFDALTKQYHAKKDRLFFVPLAYQKFLELGLPTKQNECYRNMGLKRLNDLNLVAAPQKKCLTQKGITLFNGKFVASQEKLFCQPIQEANAIFGAFLYPFYTSLLDEETDPFYAISTALCSGVVIHVSKERVSTEPIHIYNITDLQKNQSVFPKIIFILEKGAKLNVVYHHNALEEGFCFVTFDCIMQENSKLNLQQIHLDHTSHFSFVRVQQKRDSLFKSLHVTKGAPFCLNDYKVQLTQENAECFLNGLWMLNGKQRAHTNAFVEHQAPYCRSFQHFKGVLLEQSRSYFEGNSFVHNQAQKTDAFQLNQNLILSDDAIAHAKPKLEIFADDVKASHGSNTVQIEQELLFYLQTRGISKKRAKAFLIEAFCKEMLEKVKIETVKEALLEDAQILSTT; translated from the coding sequence ATGAAAAAACTCAAACTTATCTCTTCTGTTCTCTTTGATGCCCTTACTAAGCAATACCATGCAAAAAAAGATAGACTTTTTTTTGTACCCTTAGCCTATCAAAAATTTTTAGAACTTGGCTTGCCGACAAAGCAGAATGAATGCTATCGCAATATGGGCCTAAAGCGCTTGAATGATTTAAACCTTGTTGCAGCCCCACAAAAAAAATGTCTGACTCAAAAAGGCATCACACTGTTTAATGGAAAATTCGTAGCATCTCAAGAAAAGCTCTTTTGCCAGCCAATTCAAGAAGCAAACGCGATTTTTGGGGCGTTTTTATATCCCTTTTATACCTCACTTTTAGATGAAGAAACAGATCCTTTTTATGCGATTAGCACAGCCCTTTGTTCTGGAGTTGTGATCCATGTATCAAAAGAGCGTGTATCAACAGAACCGATTCATATTTACAACATCACAGATCTTCAGAAAAATCAAAGTGTGTTTCCAAAAATTATATTTATTTTAGAAAAAGGCGCCAAACTCAATGTTGTCTATCACCATAATGCACTTGAGGAGGGATTTTGCTTTGTCACATTTGATTGCATTATGCAAGAAAATAGCAAACTCAATCTGCAGCAGATCCATTTGGATCATACTTCCCATTTTTCTTTTGTCAGAGTCCAGCAAAAGCGTGATTCTTTATTTAAATCGCTGCATGTGACAAAAGGCGCTCCCTTTTGCCTTAATGATTACAAAGTTCAGCTTACGCAAGAAAATGCCGAGTGCTTTTTAAATGGCCTGTGGATGTTGAATGGTAAACAAAGAGCGCATACAAATGCTTTTGTGGAGCACCAAGCGCCTTATTGTAGATCTTTCCAACATTTTAAAGGCGTACTTTTAGAGCAATCGCGCAGTTATTTTGAAGGCAATAGCTTTGTGCACAACCAAGCGCAAAAAACAGATGCCTTTCAACTCAATCAAAACCTTATTCTTTCAGATGATGCCATTGCACATGCAAAACCCAAGCTCGAAATTTTTGCAGACGATGTGAAAGCATCGCACGGTTCTAATACAGTGCAAATTGAGCAAGAGTTGCTCTTTTATTTACAAACGCGTGGTATTTCAAAGAAAAGAGCCAAAGCGTTTTTAATTGAAGCTTTTTGTAAAGAAATGCTAGAAAAAGTAAAAATAGAGACAGTTAAAGAGGCTTTATTAGAAGATGCGCAAATACTTTCCACAACTTGA
- the sufS gene encoding Cysteine desulfurase has protein sequence MRKYFPQLENTDLIYLDSAATTLKPKVMIDAITQFYAHEYGTVHRGVYQLCQKATTLYQDARQTIKDFIHAESEDEIIVTKNTTEAINLVASTFIKPKDHILITEIEHHSNIVPWQLVCQKIGATLDVVRVLDSGDLDLEDLEKKLKKHPKLFSLAHISNTIGTKHPIHQICKLCHAHNTHVLIDAAQSIANTSIDVQQIDCDFLCFSGHKMYGPTGIGILYGKKELLNAMPPFLGGGDMIESVTNTHTTFGPLPLKFEAGTPPIAEMIGLKAAIDFIKTHKTESLTNYALEKLQTVDGIKILGAPRERGELISFVHEKYHPLDIATLLDTKNIAIRSGHLCAMPALKRFFLDRACRISFGLYNTKEDIDQFSKALKNVMRDPLSS, from the coding sequence ATGCGCAAATACTTTCCACAACTTGAAAATACAGATCTTATTTACTTAGATTCTGCAGCAACCACGCTCAAACCCAAAGTGATGATCGATGCGATCACACAATTCTATGCGCATGAATATGGCACAGTGCACAGGGGAGTCTATCAGCTATGTCAAAAAGCGACCACACTTTACCAAGATGCAAGACAAACGATTAAAGATTTCATCCATGCAGAAAGCGAGGATGAGATCATTGTCACAAAAAACACAACAGAAGCAATTAACCTAGTTGCCAGCACCTTTATCAAACCAAAAGACCACATCTTAATTACAGAAATTGAACATCATTCCAACATTGTACCCTGGCAGCTTGTGTGTCAAAAAATAGGCGCCACCTTAGACGTGGTCCGCGTGCTTGATTCTGGAGATTTGGATCTAGAAGATCTAGAAAAAAAACTCAAAAAACACCCCAAACTGTTTAGCTTAGCCCACATTTCCAACACCATCGGTACGAAACACCCCATCCATCAAATCTGTAAGCTATGCCACGCTCACAACACACACGTTTTGATCGACGCGGCACAATCCATTGCCAACACATCGATCGATGTGCAGCAAATCGACTGCGATTTTTTGTGCTTTTCAGGTCACAAGATGTATGGACCTACAGGTATTGGCATTTTGTATGGAAAAAAAGAATTGCTCAATGCCATGCCTCCTTTTTTAGGAGGAGGGGACATGATCGAATCTGTGACAAATACGCACACCACATTTGGACCTCTTCCGCTCAAATTTGAAGCAGGCACACCTCCCATTGCCGAAATGATAGGCTTAAAAGCTGCCATTGATTTTATTAAAACGCACAAAACAGAAAGTCTTACCAATTATGCCTTAGAAAAATTACAGACAGTGGATGGAATCAAGATTTTAGGTGCTCCTAGAGAAAGGGGCGAGCTGATTTCTTTTGTGCATGAAAAATATCATCCTCTGGATATAGCGACGCTTCTAGATACAAAAAATATTGCTATAAGATCGGGCCACTTGTGTGCAATGCCAGCACTCAAACGCTTTTTTCTCGATCGCGCCTGTAGAATTTCCTTTGGCCTCTACAATACCAAAGAAGATATCGATCAATTTTCCAAAGCATTAAAGAATGTGATGAGGGATCCACTTTCCTCTTGA
- the nolT gene encoding Nodulation protein NolT, with translation MLKNLVYFVFLGLLLAGCVKKSDVVTSVDERQANEIVVYLASKGITATKMLQPTSTTAGATQTTSLFNIQVEGSRQLEAMAILNRVGLPRRIGQSLLDLFSDTGLMTSDKTETIRYQGGLELDLANMIRQIDGVIDCVVKLSIPVQSAIGEEQTQKPSSAVYVKHEGVMDDPNSHLVTKIKRLVSSAYPDLDYNNVTVVSDKSRFTDVSLPQNPDLIYSDGPELVTLWSVTMEKHSVGQFRALFFFFSFLILAFALLTAFLVWKFYPMLSSRGLKTLLSLKPITFEEQPVAPKKEKSEEGVE, from the coding sequence ATGTTAAAAAATTTAGTCTATTTTGTATTTTTGGGTTTGCTTCTTGCAGGATGTGTAAAAAAATCTGATGTTGTCACCAGCGTAGATGAAAGACAGGCCAATGAAATTGTGGTTTATTTAGCGTCTAAAGGAATCACAGCAACCAAAATGTTGCAGCCGACATCTACAACAGCAGGCGCAACACAAACAACTAGCCTATTTAATATCCAAGTAGAAGGCAGCAGGCAATTAGAAGCGATGGCAATCTTGAATCGCGTAGGTCTTCCAAGACGTATAGGCCAAAGCCTCTTAGATCTTTTTTCCGATACAGGATTGATGACTTCTGATAAAACCGAAACCATCCGTTATCAGGGAGGCTTGGAACTCGATCTTGCCAATATGATTCGTCAAATTGATGGCGTGATTGACTGTGTGGTAAAGCTTTCTATTCCCGTGCAAAGCGCCATTGGAGAAGAACAAACGCAAAAACCCTCTAGTGCTGTCTATGTCAAACATGAAGGTGTGATGGATGATCCCAACTCTCATCTTGTCACAAAGATCAAACGCCTTGTCTCTTCAGCGTATCCCGATCTCGATTATAATAATGTGACCGTTGTTTCAGACAAGAGTCGTTTTACTGATGTTTCCTTGCCACAAAATCCAGATCTCATCTATTCCGATGGACCTGAACTTGTTACCCTCTGGTCTGTGACGATGGAAAAACACAGTGTGGGACAATTTAGAGCGCTTTTTTTCTTCTTTTCATTTCTCATTCTTGCGTTTGCTCTTTTGACAGCGTTTTTGGTTTGGAAATTCTACCCTATGCTATCTTCAAGGGGACTTAAAACTCTGCTTTCTTTAAAACCCATTACTTTTGAAGAGCAGCCAGTAGCTCCTAAAAAAGAAAAAAGTGAAGAGGGTGTAGAATAA
- the sufC gene encoding Vegetative protein 296 → MIDIKDLTVTLDDTCILNGLNLKTSSGETHAIMGPNGAGKSTLAKVLAGHPSYTVKKGRALFQGQNILDLEPEERAVLGLFMSFQYPIEIPGITNFDFLYTAYLTQKEKISKTAFGRIVKDKMRLLDMDVGFLDRFVNDGFSGGEKKKNEILQMLILDPKFVILDETDSGLDIDAMKVVAKGINQFMTEQKTLLLITHYQRLLDYVEPDFVHVMLNGKIVETKDGAFAQVLEDKGYDFLK, encoded by the coding sequence ATGATAGACATTAAAGATTTAACAGTCACATTAGATGATACATGTATCCTTAATGGACTTAATTTGAAAACATCTTCTGGAGAAACCCATGCGATTATGGGGCCTAATGGAGCTGGAAAATCCACACTTGCAAAAGTTTTAGCTGGACACCCTAGTTATACTGTAAAAAAGGGGAGAGCTCTTTTTCAAGGACAAAATATATTGGATCTTGAACCAGAAGAAAGAGCTGTTTTGGGTCTTTTTATGAGTTTTCAGTATCCAATAGAAATCCCAGGCATTACTAACTTTGATTTTTTATATACAGCTTACCTCACACAAAAAGAAAAGATTTCTAAAACTGCTTTTGGGCGCATTGTGAAAGATAAGATGCGTCTTTTGGACATGGATGTGGGCTTTTTAGACCGTTTTGTTAATGACGGATTTTCTGGCGGTGAAAAAAAGAAAAATGAAATTTTACAAATGTTAATTTTAGATCCCAAGTTTGTGATTTTAGATGAAACAGATTCTGGATTGGATATTGATGCGATGAAAGTTGTGGCAAAAGGCATCAATCAATTTATGACAGAACAAAAAACACTACTTTTGATCACACATTATCAACGTCTGCTCGATTACGTGGAGCCAGATTTTGTCCACGTGATGCTCAATGGAAAAATCGTTGAGACAAAGGATGGAGCATTTGCTCAAGTATTAGAAGACAAAGGATATGACTTTTTAAAATGA